A window of the Streptomyces sp. NBC_01351 genome harbors these coding sequences:
- a CDS encoding HAD family hydrolase — protein MTSALPQALPYALIATDLDGTLLRAGDTVSPRSYEALATARAAGAQHIIVTGRPVPQVRHVLDRLGYTGIAVCGQGAQVYDAARGSLLHSVSMDRDLAEVALGKIEAEIGEVYAAVNQEGVDAEMLMGPGYRMWHPHLPTVRVGRRADLWAAPINKVLLQHPELDDDELTRVARAVVGDLVNVTMAGEHTVELQPPGIDKASGLARAAAVLGVPAASTIAFGDMPNDIPMFAWAARGVAMANAHRELVAVADEVTLSNEEDGIAVVLERLFA, from the coding sequence GTGACTTCCGCCCTGCCTCAGGCCCTTCCCTATGCCTTGATCGCCACTGACCTGGACGGGACTCTGCTGCGCGCCGGGGACACCGTCTCCCCCCGCTCGTACGAAGCGCTCGCCACCGCCCGCGCGGCCGGCGCCCAGCACATCATCGTCACCGGCCGCCCCGTCCCGCAGGTCCGGCACGTCCTGGACCGCCTCGGCTACACGGGGATCGCGGTGTGCGGGCAGGGCGCGCAGGTGTACGACGCGGCGCGCGGGAGCCTGCTGCACTCCGTCTCCATGGACCGGGACCTGGCCGAGGTGGCCCTCGGGAAGATCGAGGCGGAGATCGGCGAGGTGTACGCGGCGGTCAACCAGGAGGGCGTGGACGCCGAGATGCTGATGGGGCCGGGCTACCGGATGTGGCACCCGCACCTCCCGACGGTCCGGGTGGGCCGGCGAGCCGACCTGTGGGCCGCGCCGATCAACAAGGTGCTGCTCCAGCACCCGGAGCTGGACGACGACGAACTGACGCGGGTGGCGCGGGCGGTGGTCGGGGACCTGGTGAACGTCACGATGGCGGGGGAGCACACGGTGGAACTCCAGCCGCCGGGCATCGACAAGGCGAGCGGCCTGGCGCGGGCGGCGGCGGTCCTGGGGGTGCCGGCGGCGTCGACGATCGCGTTCGGGGACATGCCGAACGACATCCCGATGTTCGCGTGGGCCGCCCGGGGGGTGGCGATGGCGAACGCGCACCGCGAGCTGGTGGCTGTCGCCGATGAGGTCACCCTGTCGAACGAGGAAGACGGCATCGCGGTGGTCCTGGAGCGGCTGTTCGCGTAG
- the fahA gene encoding fumarylacetoacetase produces the protein MPQQSPLDLTEGDPFGPHNLPYGVFSTAGEDRRRIGVRIGGYVLDAGAAAVALGSPYAGLLGQSSLNQLLAAGRTAWRDVRRALTAWVTDPGHRPTVEPHLLPLDEVTLHLPYEVADYVDFYASEHHATNVGKMFRPDGDALTPNWKHLPIGYHGRSGTIVVSGTDVVRPSGQRKAPTDPAPVFGPSVKLDIEAEVGFVVGAPSELGSPVALGEFEDHVFGLFLLNDWSARDVQAWEYVPLGPFLGKSFATSVSAWVTPLEALDAARVTPPARDFPLLPYLDDADAERPGGFDLRITVSINGQEVAQPPFASMYWTAAQQLAHMTVNGASLRTGDVYGSGTVSGPEVGQRGSLLELTWNGRDAIELADGKRTFLEDGDTVTLTAWAPGPDGTRVGLGEVTGRIVGSR, from the coding sequence ATGCCCCAGCAGAGCCCCCTCGATCTCACCGAGGGCGACCCGTTCGGGCCGCACAACCTCCCCTACGGCGTCTTCTCCACCGCCGGGGAGGACCGCCGCCGGATCGGCGTGCGGATCGGCGGGTACGTGCTCGACGCGGGGGCGGCGGCCGTCGCCCTCGGCTCTCCGTACGCCGGGCTGCTCGGGCAGTCCTCCCTGAACCAGCTGCTGGCCGCCGGCCGCACCGCCTGGCGCGACGTGCGCCGCGCGCTGACCGCCTGGGTCACCGACCCCGGCCACCGCCCGACCGTGGAGCCGCACCTGCTGCCGCTCGACGAGGTCACGCTGCACCTGCCGTACGAGGTCGCCGACTACGTCGACTTCTACGCGAGCGAGCACCACGCCACCAACGTCGGGAAGATGTTCCGGCCCGACGGGGACGCGCTGACCCCCAACTGGAAGCACCTGCCCATCGGTTACCACGGCCGGTCCGGCACGATCGTGGTCTCCGGAACCGACGTCGTACGGCCCTCCGGGCAGCGCAAGGCGCCCACGGACCCGGCGCCCGTCTTCGGGCCGTCGGTCAAGCTCGACATCGAGGCCGAGGTCGGCTTCGTCGTCGGTGCCCCGTCCGAGCTGGGCTCGCCGGTGGCGCTGGGCGAGTTCGAGGACCACGTCTTCGGGCTGTTCCTGCTCAACGACTGGTCGGCGCGCGACGTCCAGGCCTGGGAGTACGTGCCGCTCGGCCCCTTCCTCGGCAAGTCCTTCGCGACGTCCGTCTCCGCCTGGGTGACCCCCCTGGAGGCCCTGGACGCGGCCCGAGTGACCCCGCCCGCGCGGGACTTCCCGCTGCTGCCCTACCTCGACGACGCGGACGCGGAGCGCCCCGGCGGCTTCGACCTGCGCATCACCGTCTCCATCAACGGGCAGGAGGTGGCGCAGCCGCCGTTCGCCTCCATGTACTGGACGGCCGCGCAGCAGCTCGCGCACATGACCGTCAACGGCGCCTCGCTGCGTACGGGTGACGTGTACGGCTCCGGCACCGTCAGCGGCCCCGAGGTCGGCCAGCGCGGTTCGCTGCTGGAGCTGACGTGGAACGGCCGCGACGCCATCGAGCTCGCCGACGGCAAGCGCACCTTCCTGGAGGACGGAGACACCGTCACCCTCACGGCCTGGGCCCCGGGCCCGGACGGCACCCGCGTCGGCCTCGGCGAGGTCACCGGCCGCATCGTGGGATCGCGGTAG
- a CDS encoding GntR family transcriptional regulator yields the protein MPAERTVTHTVPVAAARRRRLRADHARQLADLLRHQILAGGYPGGVLPLEDTLAADYGAGRNTVRQALDLLRGERLVERRPGVGTVVVCEKYPHGLDRLQGLAETLNEHGRVTNEVRTVGPVRAPTPVAGRLGLPEHADVLYVERLRRLNGLPLSLDLTYVPMDIGAELLGCDLENTDVFRLLEQLTGQPLGHAEITLEAVNADAHSAAVLQAPRGAAVLMLERLTHLADGRPVDLEFIRFRGDRITMSGLLRRSL from the coding sequence ATGCCAGCCGAACGCACCGTCACGCACACCGTCCCGGTCGCCGCCGCGCGCCGGCGGCGACTGCGCGCCGACCATGCGCGCCAGCTCGCCGACCTGCTGCGCCACCAGATCCTGGCGGGCGGCTACCCCGGCGGCGTCCTCCCCCTGGAGGACACCCTGGCGGCCGACTACGGCGCCGGCCGCAACACCGTCCGCCAGGCCCTCGACCTGCTGCGCGGCGAGCGGCTCGTGGAGCGCCGCCCCGGCGTCGGCACCGTCGTCGTCTGCGAGAAGTACCCGCACGGCCTGGACCGCCTCCAGGGCCTGGCCGAGACCCTGAACGAGCACGGCCGGGTGACCAACGAGGTCCGTACGGTCGGCCCCGTCCGCGCCCCCACCCCCGTCGCCGGCCGCCTCGGCCTGCCCGAGCACGCCGACGTGCTGTACGTCGAGCGGCTGCGGCGCCTGAACGGCCTGCCGCTCTCCCTCGACCTCACCTACGTGCCGATGGACATCGGCGCCGAACTGCTGGGCTGCGACCTGGAGAACACCGATGTGTTCCGGCTCCTGGAGCAGCTGACCGGGCAGCCGCTCGGCCACGCCGAGATCACCCTGGAAGCCGTCAACGCCGACGCGCACTCCGCCGCCGTCCTCCAGGCCCCGCGCGGGGCCGCCGTGCTGATGCTGGAGCGCCTCACCCACCTGGCCGACGGCCGGCCCGTGGACCTGGAGTTCATCCGCTTCCGCGGCGACCGGATCACCATGAGCGGCCTGTTGCGCCGCTCGCTCTGA
- a CDS encoding 4Fe-4S dicluster domain-containing protein, whose amino-acid sequence MPLVPQRGDVPVTIDESLCIDGCTLCVDMCPLDSLAIREDNGKAYMHVDECWYCGPCAARCPTGAVTVNMPYLLR is encoded by the coding sequence ATGCCTCTGGTCCCCCAGCGCGGCGACGTGCCCGTGACCATCGACGAGTCCCTGTGCATCGACGGCTGCACCCTCTGCGTCGACATGTGTCCGCTCGACTCGCTCGCGATCCGCGAGGACAACGGCAAGGCGTACATGCACGTGGACGAGTGCTGGTACTGCGGCCCGTGCGCCGCGCGCTGTCCCACCGGCGCGGTCACCGTCAACATGCCCTACCTGCTCCGGTGA